A DNA window from Brassica napus cultivar Da-Ae chromosome A4, Da-Ae, whole genome shotgun sequence contains the following coding sequences:
- the LOC106348418 gene encoding protein transport protein SEC13 homolog B-like, producing the protein MPGQKIETGHEDMVHDVQMDYYGKKVATASSDCTIKITGVNGGGSQHLATLTGHRGPVWQVAWAHPKFGSVLASCSYDGQVILWKEGSQNQWTQAHVFTDHKSSVNSIAWAPYELGLSLACGSSDGNISVFTGRGDGGWDAAKIDQAHPVGVTSVSWAPSTAPGAIVSSGLLDPVYKIASGGCDNTVKVWKLSDGSWKMDCFPALQKHSDWVRDVAWAPNLGLPKSTIASGSQDGKVIIWTVGKEGEQWEGKVLKDFMTPVWRVSWSLTGNMLAVSDGNNNVTVWKEAVDGEWEQVTVLEP; encoded by the coding sequence ATGCCGGGTCAGAAGATTGAAACGGGTCATGAGGACATGGTCCACGATGTCCAAATGGATTACTACGGGAAGAAAGTTGCAACTGCTTCATCTGACTGCACCATCAAGATAACCGGCGTCAACGGTGGAGGATCCCAGCACCTAGCTACATTAACCGGCCACCGTGGTCCAGTCTGGCAAGTCGCGTGGGCCCACCCGAAGTTTGGATCAGTCCTAGCCTCATGCTCCTATGACGGCCAAGTCATCCTCTGGAAAGAAGGCAGCCAAAACCAATGGACACAGGCTCATGTCTTCACTGACCACAAATCTTCTGTCAACTCCATCGCTTGGGCTCCTTATGAGCTCGGACTGTCCTTGGCTTGTGGTTCATCCGATGGGAACATTTCGGTTTTCACTGGCCGTGGTGATGGTGGCTGGGACGCGGCGAAGATTGATCAAGCTCACCCGGTTGGTGTCACTTCTGTCTCGTGGGCTCCTTCCACTGCGCCTGGTGCTATTGTCAGCTCTGGTTTGCTTGATCCGGTTTACAAGATCGCTTCTGGTGGGTGTGATAATACGGTGAAAGTGTGGAAGCTCTCTGACGGGTCGTGGAAGATGGATTGCTTCCCGGCTCTGCAGAAGCACAGTGATTGGGTCAGGGATGTGGCTTGGGCGCCGAACTTGGGGCTCCCTAAGTCGACCATTGCTAGTGGCTCGCAAGATGGGAAGGTGATTATATGGACGGTGGGGAAAGAAGGTGAGCAGTGGGAAGGTAAGGTTCTCAAGGACTTTATGACTCCGGTGTGGAGGGTGTCGTGGTCGTTGACCGGTAACATGTTGGCTGTGTCGGATGGGAATAATAATGTGACGGTGTGGAAAGAGGCGGTTGATGGAGAGTGGGAACAAGTCACCGTTCTTGAGCCGTAG
- the LOC106352054 gene encoding probable N-acetyltransferase HLS1: MVGQWGKEDDEKVVIRCYNDLRDIIQMEWVEKSCEIGNDQTFLFTDTLGDPLCRIRNTPLSTMLVADVGTKLVGCIQGSVKPVKFHDKSVNVGYVLGLRVVPPYRRCGIGSILVRKLEEWFVSHNVDYAYMATQKDNDASLGLFVGTLGYTVFRNPAILVNPVNPGRNLKLPSDIVIRKLKVEEAASWYRTHVAPTTDFFPDDIDQILRNKLSMGTWVAYYNNNDKINSWAILSVWNSSKVFKLRIGKAPLSYLLLTKVCNLVGRFLMFLGLTALPDLFSTFGFYFLYGVHAEGPLCGNLVRALCDHVNNMAASDEGGACKVVVVEVDGESNGGDLMRCVPHWKMLSCDDDTWCIKPLKCEEKMSDLGEFNDMFWKSKSGTLFVDPRDV; the protein is encoded by the exons ATGGTGGGGCAATGGGggaaagaagatgatgaaaaggTGGTGATCAGATGCTACAATGATCTCAGGGACATAATTCAAATGGAATGGGTGGAGAAAAGTTGTGAGATTGGTAACGACCAAACTTTTCTCTTCACAGATACTTTAGGCGATCCCTTGTGCAGAATTCGGAATACTCCTCTCTCCACCATGCTG GTGGCAGATGTTGGGACCAAGCTGGTTGGTTGCATACAAGGTTCAGTGAAGCCAGTTAAGTTTCATGATAAGTCAGTGAATGTGGGTTACGTTCTTGGTCTCAGAGTCGTGCCGCCTTATCGACGCTGTGGCATTGGTTCGATTCTAGTGCGAAAGCTTGAGGAATGGTTCGTGTCACACAATGTTGACTATGCTTACATGGCCACCCAAAAGGACAATGATGCCTCTCTCGGTCTCTTCGTGGGAACACTTGGCTATACCGTCTTCAGAAACCCGGCAATTCTTGTCAATCCAGTAAACCCCGGTCGGAATTTGAAATTGCCTTCTGATATCGTAATAAGGAAGCTAAAG GTGGAAGAAGCTGCATCATGGTATCGGACACACGTTGCACCAACGACAGATTTTTTCCCGGATGACATAGACCAAATCTTGCGGAACAAGTTAAGCATGGGGACATGGGTGGCTTATTACAACAACAACGACAAAATCAACAGTTGGGCAATTCTTAGTGTATGGAACAGTAGCAAAGTATTCAAACTTAGGATCGGGAAAGCTCCTTTGAGCTATCTGCTTCTTACCAAAGTTTGCAACCTTGTCGGAAGATTCTTGATGTTCTTGGGCTTAACGGCATTACCTGATCTGTTTAGTACGTTTGGTTTTTATTTCCTTTACGGTGTTCATGCGGAAGGTCCGTTATGTGGGAATCTCGTTAGGGCTTTGTGTGACCACGTTAATAACATGGCTGCCTCAGATGAAGGTGGCGCGTGTAAGGTCGTGGTGGTAGAAGTCGACGGAGAAAGTAATGGTGGTGATCTCATGAGATGTGTTCCGCATTGGAAAATGCTTTCGTGTGACGATGACACATGGTGCATCAAACCGTTGAAATGTGAAGAAAAGATGTCTGACTTGGGTGAATTTAACGATATGTTCTGGAAATCAAAATCGGGGACACTCTTTGTGGATCCAAGAGATGTGTAG
- the LOC125608060 gene encoding pentatricopeptide repeat-containing protein At2g30100, chloroplastic-like, with the protein MAAYARTFSSLTHLHQTFSPPFSLLRRRHHSAKPTSRITCNLKFNHHKLRSPRSVELDRFITSQEESGGGGGGGEADEEIGEGFFEAIEELERMAREPSDILEEMNHRLSPRELQLMLVYFAQEGRDSWCALEVFEWLKKEDRVDEEMMELMVSIMCGWVRKLVEEECGAGEVFELLVDMDCVGLRPGFSMVEKVIALYCEMGKKESAVLFVKEVLRRRDGFGGYSVVVGGSEGRKGGPTGYLAWKMMVDGDYKNAVDLVVDLRHSGLKPEAYSYLIAMTAIVKELNSLGKTLRELRRYTRAGLVAEIDDHDRLLIEKYQSELISCGLELAAWAIQEGKDNESIVGAVHERLLAMYICAGRGPEAEKQLWEMKFAGREPDSDLHDIVMAICASQKEVDAVSRLLTRAEYMGAERRKKTLSWLLRGYVKGGHFEEASETLVTMIDSGLCPEYIDRVAVMQGMTRKIQRPRDVEAYMGLCKKLFDAGLVGPCLVYMYMDKYKMWIVKMM; encoded by the exons ATGGCAGCTTATGCTCGTACCTTCTCTTCGTTGACCCATCTCCACCAAACCTTCTCGCCGCCGTTCTCTCTTCTCCGACGACGACATCACAGCGCGAAACCCACTTCCCGAATCACCTGCAACCTCAAATTCAACCACCACAAGCTCCGATCACCCCGTTCCGTGGAGCTAGACCGGTTCATCACAAGCCAAGAAGAATcaggcggcggcggcggcggcggcgaaGCGGATGAGGAGATAGGAGAGGGGTTCTTCGAGGCGATCGAGGAGCTGGAGAGGATGGCGAGAGAGCCCTCCGACATCCTCGAGGAGATGAACCACAGACTCTCCCCTCGAGAGCTCCAGCTGATGCTCGTCTACTTCGCGCAAGAAGGGAGGGACTCGTGGTGCGCGCTCGAGGTCTTCGAGTGGCTGAAGAAGGAAGATAGGGTCGACGAGGAGATGATGGAGCTGATGGTTTCGATAATGTGCGGGTGGGTTAGGAAGCTGGTCGAGGAGGAGTGCGGCGCGGGGGAGGTGTTCGAGCTGTTGGTTGATATGGATTGCGTTGGGTTGAGGCCTGGGTTTAGTATGGTGGAGAAGGTTATTGCTTTGTACTGTGAGATGGGGAAGAAGGAGAGTGCTGTTTTGTTTGTTAAGGAGGTTTTGAGAAGGAGAGATGGGTTTGGTGGTTACAGTGTTGTTGTTGGTGGCTCTGAAGGAAGGAAAGGTGGGCCCACTGGGTATCTTGCTTGGAAGATGATG gtTGATGGAGACTATAAGAATGCTGTTGATTTGGTTGTTGACTTGAGACACTCAGGGCTAAAGCCAGAAGCTTACAGCTATCTGATCGCGATGACAGCTATTGTGAAGGAGCTGAACAGTCTTGGGAAGACTTTACGCGAGCTAAGACGCTATACACGGGCTGGTCTTGTTGCTGAGATCGATGATCACGATAGGTTGCTTATAGAGAAGTATCAGTCAGAGCTCATATCGTGCGGACTTGAGTTAGCAGCTTGGGCGATCCAGGAAGGGAAAGATAATGAGTCCATTGTTGGGGCGGTCCACGAGAGACTCTTGGCGATGTATATATGCGCAGGACGTGGACCAGAAGCGGAGAAACAGCTTTGGGAGATGAAATTCGCAGGGAGAGAACCTGATTCCGACCTACACGACATTGTGATGGCGATTTGCGCTTCGCAGAAAGAGGTGGATGCGGTTTCAAGGCTTCTGACACGGGCCGAGTACATGGGAGctgagagaaggaagaagactTTGTCGTGGTTGCTCAGAGGGTATGTGAAAGGAGGGCACTTCGAAGAGGCTTCGGAGACGTTGGTGACGATGATAGACTCTGGTTTGTGTCCGGAGTATATTGATCGAGTGGCTGTGATGCAAGGGATGACGAGGAAGATCCAACGGCCACGGGATGTTGAAGCGTATATGGGTCTATGCAAGAAGCTGTTTGATGCTGGTTTGGTAGGACCTTGTCTTGTGTATATGTACATGGATAAATATAAGATGTGGATAGTGAAGATGATGTAA